The genomic DNA GCCGGCGATGCGCTCGGTTCGTTCAATTGGTGGATGCGGCTGATGACGGGGTTACTGCTCGGCATCGGCGTTGTCTGGCTGGTGTATCCAATGATGGAGGAATGGATGACCGACACGGTTCGCGAGATCGAAGCCAAGTTTAGAAACGCAGGCATTCCTCAATAACGCGCACGCCGTTTTGCCCATACTCAATTCTGGCCGGTAATTTTGAATCTTGACACTGCTCCCCAACCTGTTGTAACATCGCCCCCAACAACTCAATAACTATACACACTCTTATCCAGAGAGGCGGAGGGACCGGCCCTGTGAAGCCTCGGCAACCTAGGGTGGTCGTGTGGTCCTGTAGTCTAGTAGTCGAATAGTCTGACTGCTTGACCACAAGACCAGGTGACTACCAGACTAAACTAAGGTGCCAATTCCGGCAGATGATGTTTCTGGAAGATGAGAGGGTGACAATTTTGATCTATTGCGCCCCCATCTTTTGTAAGAGTAGGGGCGTTTTTGTTTACCCCCACCCCGGCCCTCCCCCGTTTGGAAATGCACCAAACAGGGGAGGGGGAGAACACAATGATGACTACCGAACTCAATCTAAAATCGGCAATCTCCAACCTAAAATCTCAGCCCGGCCCGTCTACCACCGCCGTGCACGCCGGAACCGAGCGGCCTAACGCCCACCACGCGCTCACGCCGCCGGTGGTGCAAACGGCCACCTACACCTTCGCCGACACCGCCGACCTGTGCGACTTCATGGACGCGCGAATGTGGGGCGCGGCCAAAGGCCGAACCGAGTATGGCCGCTATGGCAACCCCACTGTGGCCGCCGCCGAGGCCAAGCTGGCCGCGCTGGAGGGCGCGGAAGCGGCAGTGTTGTACTCGTCCGGTATGGCCGCAGTGACTTCGACTCTGCTCACCCTGTTGCAGTCCGGTTCGCACGTGGTGATCACGGATGACTCGTATCGCCGCACGCGCCAGTTCTGCTTGAACTTCCTCAAGAAGTTTGGGGTGGATTGCACCGTCGTGGCGATGGGCGACTACGAGGCAATGGAGGCCGCCATTCGCCCGACCACCCGCCTCATCATTTCCGAGTCGCCGACCAACCCCTATTTGCGGGTGTTGGATTTGGGGCGGGTGGCCGAGATTGCCAAACGGCATAACGTGAAGACGCTGGTGGATGCGACGTTTGCGACGCCGCTCAACTTGCGACCGCTGGAGTTTGGGATCGATCTGGTTTTGCACTCGGCTACAAAGTATTTAGGCGGGCACAACGATTTGCTGGCCGGGGTGGTGGCCGGGAGCGAGCAGTTGATCGCCTTGCTTCGCCAGCAGTTGTGGATGTTGGGCGGGGTGCTCGACCCGAACAATGCTTATTTGCTAGTGCGCGGACTCAAGACATTGGCGCTTCGTGTGGAACGGCAAAACCAAAACGGTCAGCGCCTGGCCGAGTTTCTGGAGAATCACCCGAAGGTCGAACGAGTCTGGTACCCCGGCCTCCCAGGTCACCCTGATCATGAGACGGCCAAACGTCAGATGACCGGGTTCGGCGGGGTGATCAGCTTTGAAGTCAGAGGGGGCCTTTCGGCAGGCTCAGGGGAACCTTTATCGGCGGCGAGCCGGGTCGTGGATGGAGTCCGAATCCCGATCATCGCGCCGAGTCTGGGCGGAGTCGAGAGTCTGATCGAGCAACCGGCGTTGATGTCGTATTATGAGATGTCTACCGAGGAGCGGCTGGAAGTTGGCATCGAACGTGACGCCGCCTCCGGCGATGTTGAAGAAGGCCGACGCCGCCGACGTGCCGGTGGTGGTTTTGCCGGAAGGCGCGAACCTGCGCGAGGTGCACCGGGCGACGTTGACTCTGATCACCAACCGGCAGGCGCACATTGCCCAGCGCACAACGCAGACTTACCACTGGCTGGCCCAACTTTCGGCGGAGAGCAAGGGGCTGGAGGCCATTGCCGGCGCGATGGCGGCTCTCACCGGCCACCACGTAGTGGTGCAGGATAAACGGTTGAGTCCGATTGCGGTGGTGGAGCCGGAGTCGAAAATCTCCAATTGGAATGAAATTCTGGACGGACTCGGCAAGGTGGAGTCTCTGCCTGCCGGTTGGGCCGACCGCAAACAAGTGGCGGCGCGCAATAATGAAGTGGAGCGGCAGAAGATTGCAGGCAGTTTGTCGCGGCTGGTGATGCCGGTTGTGGTCGGGCGGCTGGCGCGTGGCTATGTGTCGGTAGTTGCCGATGATGACGATCTAGACTCGCTGGATGTGCTGGTGATTGAGCAGGGTGCGGCGGCGTGCGGGCTGGAAATGTCGCGCACCAAAGCAGTGAGCGAGGCCACCAAGCGTTTGCGTGGCGATTTCATTGACGCAGTGCTGGCTGGCACGATCTCGAAGCAGGAGATCAAACGTTGGGCCGAGCGCATCGGCCACGACATTACCGCGCCGCACGCGGCGGTGATCTTCGCCTGGCCGGAGATTCCGAACCCGCCGACCATTCGCCGTTTGGAGACCATTGTGAACGGGGAACTTGGGTTGGGGCGGGTGGAGACGCTGGCCCGGGTGGGCGAGAATGAGGCCAGTGTGTTTGTGGCGCTGGGCGTTGACGGCTCGCTGAAGCAAGCGCGGGCGCTGGCGCAGGCGGTGTGCGATCAGGCATCGAAAGAATACCCGAAGATCAAGTTGTTGTGCGGCCTGGGCCGGCCGGCGGCTACGATCTCCGACTGGCACACGTCGTACAAAGAG from Chloroflexota bacterium includes the following:
- a CDS encoding helix-turn-helix domain-containing protein, translated to MTLITNRQAHIAQRTTQTYHWLAQLSAESKGLEAIAGAMAALTGHHVVVQDKRLSPIAVVEPESKISNWNEILDGLGKVESLPAGWADRKQVAARNNEVERQKIAGSLSRLVMPVVVGRLARGYVSVVADDDDLDSLDVLVIEQGAAACGLEMSRTKAVSEATKRLRGDFIDAVLAGTISKQEIKRWAERIGHDITAPHAAVIFAWPEIPNPPTIRRLETIVNGELGLGRVETLARVGENEASVFVALGVDGSLKQARALAQAVCDQASKEYPKIKLLCGLGRPAATISDWHTSYKEAGQALAAARRISDGGPLYFGDLSVHRLLFQLEGHPELAAFCNETLGALIEYDTAHHSNLLQTLSAYFVHHGNLSQTAEALYIHRNTLQYRMDRIAEISGFDLDNPETRLSVQLALKAYRLLYPQSDSK